In Arachis stenosperma cultivar V10309 chromosome 1, arast.V10309.gnm1.PFL2, whole genome shotgun sequence, one DNA window encodes the following:
- the LOC130939503 gene encoding (-)-kolavenyl diphosphate synthase TPS28, chloroplastic-like isoform X2 has translation MTSQLPFHLNRFAFKFHLQCSRVSLWGTRSHRINEVKHAKKCGFRPIHAKSSPTLDLKEVETKEIREKIKVVKCMLGSMEDGEISVSAYDTAWVGLVKDVNDGNAPQFPSCLEWIANNQLPDGSWGDANYFSPRDRLLNTLACVIAFTQWNLHPQMCHKGLTFFKENLSKIEDESAAEDLVGFEFTLPSLLDLARSMNIEVPDDSPVLKELSAIRDLKLKSQKMVHSYSLQRPQPTLTCRPKMKMLSTISTTLFTFVMVQFQTLYPIDLFERSWTVDRLERLGISRYFEPDIKDFMTFISRYWTDKGLGWTRDSGVPDIDDTVMAFRLLRLHGHRVLPDALKHFEKNGEFFCFPGETNPSMSATYNLYRASQVLFPGEMILQDAKYFSFKFLSEKRASNEIFDKWIITKDLIGEVSYALDVPWYASLPRLETRFYIEQYGGENVVWIAKTLYRLPSVNNEIYVELAKLDYNKSQAVHSAEWEKIQRWHSETGLQEFGVSKESLLQAYFVAAACIFEPQRWLERLAWAKTVTLIQAFKFHINHDEARKFILEQLNNNFNRQDLSNRRLDKINKNEQLLGILLITLDYLGLEFFRNHGQKISHHLNQIWQSWLFSWQNEGSSSKREAELIVQTINLMAGDWLQELQLNPQYQILLKATNKVCHKLKDYQSEKGKNELSIATKTTTTPEIESEMQEFVQIVLQNSQDGIKSSFFLVAKSFYYVAYFDSQTIMSHADKVLFQKVM, from the exons ATGACTTCTCAGCTTCCTTTCCATCTAAATCGCTTTGCTTTCAAGTTTCACCTTCAATGTTCTCGGGTTTCTTTGTGGG GTACACGTTCTCACCGAATTAATGAAGTCAAACATGCCAAGAAATGTGGATTTCGTCCAATACATGCAAAATCCTCTCCAACTCTTGATTTAAAG GAGGTGGAAACAAAGGAAATAAGAGAGAAGATAAAAGTGGTGAAATGTATGTTGGGGTCAATGGAAGATGGAGAAATAAGCGTGTCAGCATATGACACTGCATGGGTTGGTCTGGTTAAAGATGTTAATGACGGAAATGCCCCTCAGTTCCCTTCCTGTCTTGAATGGATTGCCAATAATCAACTTCCAGATGGTTCTTGGGGTGATGCTAATTACTTTTCACCGCGTGACCGTCTTCTTAATACCCTCGCCTGTGTTATTGCTTTCACTCAATGGAATTTGCACCCCCAAATGTGTCACAAGG GGCTCACATTCTTTAAGGAAAATCTAAGCAAGATTGAAGATGAGAGTGCCGCAGAAGATCTAGTTGGTTTTGAATTTACTTTACCTTCTCTTCTTGACTTGGCTCGAAGTATGAATATTGAAGTGCCGGATGATTCTCCTGTCTTGAAAGAATTATCAGCTATCAGAGATCTCAAGCTCAAAAG TCAAAAGATGGTTCATTCTTATTCTCTCCAGCGTCCACAGCCTACGCTTACATGcagaccaaagatgaaaatgcTCTCAACTATCTCCACAACACTGTTCACGTTTGTAATGGTGCAG TTCCAAACTCTGTATCCCATAGACTTGTTTGAGCGGAGTTGGACAGTTGATCGTTTGGAACGTCTCGGCATTTCAAGATATTTTGAGCCGGACATTAAAGATTTTATGACGTTTATCTCAAG ATATTGGACCGACAAGGGTCTTGGTTGGACAAGAGATTCGGGGGTTCCAGATATTGACGATACAGTAATGGCATTTAGGTTACTTAGGTTACATGGTCACCGAGTTTTACCCG ATGCACTGAAGCATTTTGAGAAAAATGGTGAGTTCTTTTGCTTTCCCGGAGAAACAAATCCGTCAATGTCAGCAACATACAATCTTTATAGAGCTTCTCAGGTGCTTTTTCCTGGGGAAATGATTCTTCAGGATGCCAAATATTTTTCCTTCAAATTCTTATCAGAGAAGCGTGCCTCTAATGAGATATTTGATAAATGGATCATCACAAAAGATTTAATTGGCGAG GTGAGTTACGCGTTGGATGTGCCTTGGTATGCAAGTTTACCGAGATTGGAGACAAGATTTTACATAGAACAATATGGTGGTGAAAACGTTGTTTGGATTGCAAAGACACTTTACAG GTTGCCTAGTGTGAACAACGAGATTTATGTTGAACTTGCGAAATTGGATTACAACAAGAGTCAAGCAGTGCACTCTGCAGAATGGGAGAAAATCCAACG ATGGCACTCGGAAACAGGATTGCAGGAATTTGGAGTGAGCAAAGAGAGTCTTCTCCAAGCTTATTTTGTGGCAGCAGCTTGCATATTTGAACCTCAAAGGTGGTTAGAGCGACTCGCATGGGCTAAAACCGTAACTTTGATTCAGGCATTCAAGTTCCATATCAACCATGATGAAGCAAGAAAGTTCATTCTAGAACAACTCAATAACAACTTTAACCGACAGGACTTGTCAAACAG GAGGCTTGATAAGATCAACAAAAACGAGCAACTTCTTGGGATTTTGCTGATAACTCTTGACTATCTTGGATTGGAGTTCTTTCGAAATCATGGACAGAAAATTTCCCATCATTTGAATCAAATT TGGCAGAGTTGGTTGTTTAGTTGGCAAAACGAAGGAAGCAGCTCCAAAAGAGAAGCAGAGTTGATTGTGCAAACTATAAATTTAATGGCTGGTGATTGGTTACAAGAGCTACAGCTAAATCCTCAGTACCAAATATTACTCAAAGCCACTAACAAAGTCTGCCATAAGCTCAAAGATTATCAAAGTGAGAAGGGAAAAAATGAACTGAGTATTGCAACCAAAACCACCACTACACCAGAAATAGAATCAGAAATGCAAGAGTTTGTGCAAATAGTGCTCCAAAATTCCCAAGATGGCATTAAGAGCTCATTCTTCTTGGTGGCCAAGAGTTTTTACTATGTTGCATATTTTGACTCTCAGACCATTATGTCTCACGCTGACAAAGTTCTATTTCAGAAAGTGATGTAA
- the LOC130939503 gene encoding (-)-kolavenyl diphosphate synthase TPS28, chloroplastic-like isoform X1, translating to MTSQLPFHLNRFAFKFHLQCSRVSLWGTRSHRINEVKHAKKCGFRPIHAKSSPTLDLKEVETKEIREKIKVVKCMLGSMEDGEISVSAYDTAWVGLVKDVNDGNAPQFPSCLEWIANNQLPDGSWGDANYFSPRDRLLNTLACVIAFTQWNLHPQMCHKGLTFFKENLSKIEDESAAEDLVGFEFTLPSLLDLARSMNIEVPDDSPVLKELSAIRDLKLKSCSQKMVHSYSLQRPQPTLTCRPKMKMLSTISTTLFTFVMVQFQTLYPIDLFERSWTVDRLERLGISRYFEPDIKDFMTFISRYWTDKGLGWTRDSGVPDIDDTVMAFRLLRLHGHRVLPDALKHFEKNGEFFCFPGETNPSMSATYNLYRASQVLFPGEMILQDAKYFSFKFLSEKRASNEIFDKWIITKDLIGEVSYALDVPWYASLPRLETRFYIEQYGGENVVWIAKTLYRLPSVNNEIYVELAKLDYNKSQAVHSAEWEKIQRWHSETGLQEFGVSKESLLQAYFVAAACIFEPQRWLERLAWAKTVTLIQAFKFHINHDEARKFILEQLNNNFNRQDLSNRRLDKINKNEQLLGILLITLDYLGLEFFRNHGQKISHHLNQIWQSWLFSWQNEGSSSKREAELIVQTINLMAGDWLQELQLNPQYQILLKATNKVCHKLKDYQSEKGKNELSIATKTTTTPEIESEMQEFVQIVLQNSQDGIKSSFFLVAKSFYYVAYFDSQTIMSHADKVLFQKVM from the exons ATGACTTCTCAGCTTCCTTTCCATCTAAATCGCTTTGCTTTCAAGTTTCACCTTCAATGTTCTCGGGTTTCTTTGTGGG GTACACGTTCTCACCGAATTAATGAAGTCAAACATGCCAAGAAATGTGGATTTCGTCCAATACATGCAAAATCCTCTCCAACTCTTGATTTAAAG GAGGTGGAAACAAAGGAAATAAGAGAGAAGATAAAAGTGGTGAAATGTATGTTGGGGTCAATGGAAGATGGAGAAATAAGCGTGTCAGCATATGACACTGCATGGGTTGGTCTGGTTAAAGATGTTAATGACGGAAATGCCCCTCAGTTCCCTTCCTGTCTTGAATGGATTGCCAATAATCAACTTCCAGATGGTTCTTGGGGTGATGCTAATTACTTTTCACCGCGTGACCGTCTTCTTAATACCCTCGCCTGTGTTATTGCTTTCACTCAATGGAATTTGCACCCCCAAATGTGTCACAAGG GGCTCACATTCTTTAAGGAAAATCTAAGCAAGATTGAAGATGAGAGTGCCGCAGAAGATCTAGTTGGTTTTGAATTTACTTTACCTTCTCTTCTTGACTTGGCTCGAAGTATGAATATTGAAGTGCCGGATGATTCTCCTGTCTTGAAAGAATTATCAGCTATCAGAGATCTCAAGCTCAAAAG TTGCAGTCAAAAGATGGTTCATTCTTATTCTCTCCAGCGTCCACAGCCTACGCTTACATGcagaccaaagatgaaaatgcTCTCAACTATCTCCACAACACTGTTCACGTTTGTAATGGTGCAG TTCCAAACTCTGTATCCCATAGACTTGTTTGAGCGGAGTTGGACAGTTGATCGTTTGGAACGTCTCGGCATTTCAAGATATTTTGAGCCGGACATTAAAGATTTTATGACGTTTATCTCAAG ATATTGGACCGACAAGGGTCTTGGTTGGACAAGAGATTCGGGGGTTCCAGATATTGACGATACAGTAATGGCATTTAGGTTACTTAGGTTACATGGTCACCGAGTTTTACCCG ATGCACTGAAGCATTTTGAGAAAAATGGTGAGTTCTTTTGCTTTCCCGGAGAAACAAATCCGTCAATGTCAGCAACATACAATCTTTATAGAGCTTCTCAGGTGCTTTTTCCTGGGGAAATGATTCTTCAGGATGCCAAATATTTTTCCTTCAAATTCTTATCAGAGAAGCGTGCCTCTAATGAGATATTTGATAAATGGATCATCACAAAAGATTTAATTGGCGAG GTGAGTTACGCGTTGGATGTGCCTTGGTATGCAAGTTTACCGAGATTGGAGACAAGATTTTACATAGAACAATATGGTGGTGAAAACGTTGTTTGGATTGCAAAGACACTTTACAG GTTGCCTAGTGTGAACAACGAGATTTATGTTGAACTTGCGAAATTGGATTACAACAAGAGTCAAGCAGTGCACTCTGCAGAATGGGAGAAAATCCAACG ATGGCACTCGGAAACAGGATTGCAGGAATTTGGAGTGAGCAAAGAGAGTCTTCTCCAAGCTTATTTTGTGGCAGCAGCTTGCATATTTGAACCTCAAAGGTGGTTAGAGCGACTCGCATGGGCTAAAACCGTAACTTTGATTCAGGCATTCAAGTTCCATATCAACCATGATGAAGCAAGAAAGTTCATTCTAGAACAACTCAATAACAACTTTAACCGACAGGACTTGTCAAACAG GAGGCTTGATAAGATCAACAAAAACGAGCAACTTCTTGGGATTTTGCTGATAACTCTTGACTATCTTGGATTGGAGTTCTTTCGAAATCATGGACAGAAAATTTCCCATCATTTGAATCAAATT TGGCAGAGTTGGTTGTTTAGTTGGCAAAACGAAGGAAGCAGCTCCAAAAGAGAAGCAGAGTTGATTGTGCAAACTATAAATTTAATGGCTGGTGATTGGTTACAAGAGCTACAGCTAAATCCTCAGTACCAAATATTACTCAAAGCCACTAACAAAGTCTGCCATAAGCTCAAAGATTATCAAAGTGAGAAGGGAAAAAATGAACTGAGTATTGCAACCAAAACCACCACTACACCAGAAATAGAATCAGAAATGCAAGAGTTTGTGCAAATAGTGCTCCAAAATTCCCAAGATGGCATTAAGAGCTCATTCTTCTTGGTGGCCAAGAGTTTTTACTATGTTGCATATTTTGACTCTCAGACCATTATGTCTCACGCTGACAAAGTTCTATTTCAGAAAGTGATGTAA